The Xenopus laevis strain J_2021 chromosome 7S, Xenopus_laevis_v10.1, whole genome shotgun sequence genome includes a window with the following:
- the LOC108697300 gene encoding alpha-2A adrenergic receptor: MLNPMIPTSESEILSPQNFMINFENPTEIKGGLSPMECWENCSNSTFTNGNGTWEGGPPYSLEVTLALITLVALLMLFTVFGNVLVIIAVFTSRALKAPQNLFLVSLASADILVATLVIPFSLSNEVMGYWYFGKVWCEIYLALDVLFCTSSIVHLCAISLDRYWSITQAIEYNLKRTPRRIKCIIFIVWVIAAVISFPPLITIEKESGKVEMPICKINDEKWYIIYSSIGSFFAPCLIMVLVYIRIYQIAKSRTRIPPGKRNNAANVEAKQHNGLTDKDLPVKLNGEKAGGSGGDHGKEGEANGVDMDDSSSSEHQEDNPYPAKKKQDKLSRGKGKTKLSQIKPGDSIPRREEERDPKVSRWKGRQNREKRFTFVLAVVIGVFVICWFPFFFTYTLTSVCESCYVPVALFKFFFWFGYCNSSLNPVIYTIFNQDFRRSFKKILCKGERKRIV; the protein is encoded by the coding sequence ATGCTGAACCCCATGATCCCAACCAGCGAATCAGAGATCCTGTCACCCCAGAATTTCATGATTAACTTTGAGAACCCCACAGAGATAAAGGGGGGACTGTCCCCCATGGAGTGCTGGGAGAACTGCAGTAACAGCACCTTCACTAATGGCAATGGCACCTGGGAAGGAGGACCCCCTTACTCCTTGGAGGTCACCCTGGCCCTCATCACCCTGGTGGCCCTTCTCATGCTTTTCACTGTCTTTGGGAACGTCCTGGTTATTATCGCCGTGTTCACCAGCAGAGCCCTAAAAGCCCCCCAGAACCTGTTCCTGGTCTCGTTGGCTTCAGCAGACATCCTGGTGGCCACCCTGGTCATCCCTTTCTCTTTATCCAATGAGGTGATGGGCTACTGGTACTTTGGGAAGGTTTGGTGTGAGATCTACCTGGCGTTGGACGTACTTTTCTGCACCTCTTCCATAGTTCACCTGTGCGCCATCAGCTTGGACCGTTATTGGTCCATCACCCAAGCCATAGAGTACAACCTCAAACGCACCCCTCGTAGGATCAAGTGCATCATCTTCATCGTCTGGGTCATCGCTGCCGTCATCTCCTTCCCACCGCTCATAACCATCGAGAAGGAAAGTGGCAAAGTGGAGATGCCCATCTGCAAAATCAACGATGAAAAGTGGTACATTATCTACTCCAGCATTGGCTCCTTCTTCGCCCCTTGTCTCATCATGGTCCTGGTCTACATCCGAATCTACCAGATTGCCAAGAGCAGGACCAGGATCCCACCCGGCAAGAGAAACAACGCGGCCAACGTAGAGGCAAAACAGCACAACGGCTTGACCGACAAAGACTTACCTGTTAAATTAAATGGGGAAAAAGCTGGGGGGTCTGGGGGAGACCATGGGAAAGAGGGGGAGGCCAACGGGGTTGACATGGATGATTCCTCTTCTTCTGAGCACCAGGAGGACAATCCGTATCCAGCCAAGAAAAAACAGGACAAGCTTTCAAGAGGGAAGGGCAAAACCAAGCTGAGCCAGATCAAACCAGGGGACAGTATCCCTAGGAGGGAAGAAGAGAGGGACCCCAAAGTGTCCAGGTGGAAAGGGAGGCAGAACCGAGAGAAGAGGTTCACCTTTGTCCTGGCTGTGGTTATTGGGGTGTTTGTCATCTGctggttccccttcttcttcacCTACACCCTCACTTCTGTGTGTGAGAGCTGCTACGTCCCCGTCGCCCTCTTCAAATTCTTCTTTTGGTTCGGTTACTGCAACAGCTCCCTGAACCCCGTCATTTACACCATCTTCAACCAAGACTTTAGGAGATCCTTCAAAAAGATTCTGTGCAAGGGGGAGCGCAAACGGATTGTCTGA